A stretch of DNA from Danio rerio strain Tuebingen ecotype United States chromosome 10, GRCz12tu, whole genome shotgun sequence:
ATCATCATAATGTTCAGattctacagtgtgtgtgtgtgtgtgtgtttctgaaagggaaagaagacacacacacacacacactccagtgttGAGAGTAACCCGTGCTCCCCCTCCTCTGTGCAGGTGATCCACTGTAGCGGGTACCTGCAGGTGCGCCCGCTGGTGCTGGATGTGTCCGTGTGCCAGTCCTGCTGTCAGCTGGTGGCGGTGGCGCACTCTCTGCCCCCCAGCGGCCTCACCGAGATCAAACTGCACAGCAACATGTTCATGTTCAGAGCCAGCCTCGACCTCAAGCTCATCTTCCTGGACagcaggtgacacacacacacacacacacacacacacacacacacacacgcacacacgcacacacgcacacacacacacacacacacacacacatacacatacacatgcacacacgcacacacacacacacacacacacgcacacacgcacacacgcacacacacacacacacacacacacacagacacacacacacacacacacacacacacacacacacacacacacacacacacacacacacatgcacacacgcacacacacacacacacacgcatgcacacacgcacacacgcacgcactcacacaaAATCTGTGTCTTGCTGATGTGTAACcagctgtgcgtgtgtgtgtgtgtgtgtgtgtgtgtgtcagggtgtCGGAGTTAACAGGACACGAGCCGCAGGACCTGATAGAGAAGACTCTGTATCATCACGTGCACGGCTGTGATGTCTTCCACCTGCGCTTCGCTCATCACCTGTGTGAGTCTGCTTTACTGCTCAGGTAGATCAGCTGTTCGCTCAGGTGTGTGTTCACTGACGGACGCTCCACATCGAGCTCTGTACAGTGTGTATGCGGAGCTGCATCAACAGCAGACGACTGATCTGAGATCAGACTGCAGGCTCACATGTGTTGGGTTGATCAGGAAGTGTCGAGTGTGTTCTCTCTGACTCGCTGCACACACACGCTGCTGTATTCACACGTCTCTTATGCCTTAATCCAGTTTAGAGTTGAAGTTAATGCTCAGCTACTGATGTTCACCTGGCGAGAGGAGAACACAGCACACACTGTAGCCGGACACACACTAACACAGCACACTAACACAGCGGCCGCCACAGCGGAGGTCAGAGGTCACACAGCTCACATCAGCACTCACTGATCACCGTAACTCTCAGACAGACGCAGCTTCAGCAAACGGATCAGGAGTTAAGACGTCTTCATGTTGAAGATCCTGCCTGTGGGTCATCACGCCTGTTTGGATCTGACCCGTCTCCTGTTGATGCAGGACAGATGTTAGTGTCCAGCATGTTGTGCAGGCGCCATCTTCAGCGAACACTGTAGGACAGAGGCAGTGTTGATCAGCGCTGACGGTCATTATTCTGCTAATGATCTTACTCGGCTAGTGTTTGCTGAGCGCCGGCAGCTTCACGTCGTCTCAGCCTCCCTTTGTTCTGATCTTTAAGTGTACTTCATGTGTACTTCATTCAGTGTGCTCTGAGCTTTACTTCAGTCTTGGTTCAGGTcgggggtgtccacactcggtccaggagggccggtgtcctggagagtttagctgcagccctgatcaaacacacctgcagcAGCTGATCAAGCTCTGACTGCATATACTGGAGCAgaagtgtcaaactcagttcctggagggccgcagctctgcacagttgagctccagccctgatcaaacacagctgatcacaCTGATGGAGACCTACAGGTAAGGGTGTTGGAGCAGgagctgtgcagagctgcggccctccaggaactgagtttgacatgcCTGTGCTAAACACttcctgcaggtgtgttgaagcaggtgaGAGCTGAACTCAGCAGGacagcagccctccaggaccgagattcaACATCCCTGGTTTAGGTGAACAGcactaactgtgtgtgtgtgtgtgtgtgtgtgtgtgtgtgtcagtgctgGTGAAGGGCCAGGTGACCACCCGTTATTACCGTCTGCTGTCGAAGCGCGGTGGCTGGGTGTGGGTGCAGAGCTGCGCCACCATCGTCCACAACAGCAGATCCTCCAGACCGCACTGCATCGTCAGCGTCAACTACGTGCTGACGTGAGTGAACGAGCCCTCGCTCACTGTACActaatgagcacacacacacacacacacacatgcacacagtaaTGGTGTGTCTGCGCAGGGATGTGGAGTACCGAGAGCTGCAGCTGTCCGAGGATCAGCGCAGATGCAGACTGAGCTATAAAGACTGTCTGACAGcggagcagaacacacacacacacacacacacacagatgaagagCAAAGCAGCCAAGACCAGGAGCAGAACCAGAGCTGCTCCGTACacacaggtaaacacacacacacacacacacacacacacacacacacacacacacacacacactccagctgcTACTCTGAGTTCAGCTTCAGTGTGTGTTATTGTTCGTGTGTTTCCAGCATCTCAACATTGAGAGATGTTTCTGTTATTATACAGacgtttctctgtgtgtgtgtgcgtgtatatgtgtgtgtgtgtgtgtgtgtgtgtgcgtgtgtgcgtgtgtgtgtgtatgtgtatgtgtgtgtgtgtgtgtgagtgtgttagtgtgtgtgtgtgtgtgcttgtgtaagtGATGATGGTTTGATGATGGTTGCTGTATTTCTGTTGTGCTGTGCTGCTTGGTTTGGCTGGAGTTGATCACTGATGGAGTTCTCTACACAGGACTGATTCTGAAGTCTCAGTAACGTCATCATCGTCTCTCGTTGTTTCCGCTGGTTCTTCTTGTCCCTCAGTGTCTGTCACAGCTCAGTTCAGTGCAGGTTCTGTTCCTGTAAtaagtgtgtggtgtgtgtgtttctctctgcaGGTGTCTCTGTGTCGTGTGGATAAAGCAGAGCGTGTGTTGTGGAGCTCCAGTCCTCCGTCCTGTCAGCAGCAGAGCCCCGGGCCCCTGACCCCCTCCGGCCCCCAGCcctgcgcatacacacacacactgagcccCAGACGGCAGGGCTCCTCCGCACCGCAGACCAGCAGAGATGCGCCCTGGAGCTGCAGCGCCGCCGAGAATAAACCCGCAGCCGGCTGCACATACTCAGGTGACAGCAGCACGTCTCCACATCTACAGTCAGTCGATCAGCAGACGCTTGAGTCCAGAACACTGGAGGAGGCATTCAGAGATCCAACAACAAGAACACACACCACAGCTGAGCATAGAGGATCTGTGTGAGCTCAGAGGAGCTGGGGGTCTTTTGGAGAGGGATGGAGAGAGTAGAGCTGCTGCAGGTGCTCCTGGTGTTCTTCTCCATTAGTTTAGGCAGCGGGGTTAAGCTGTTCTCAGAACAGACGAGATTGTAGTTGTCATTTAAAGGATACAGGTGAATCCGCAGCAGGCATGTTCTCTCTTGGAGAGCAGAATCTGGGGTTTCTCTGTATCAGCAGCAGCAGACGGGTCCAGGAAGAGCAGGAGGATGATCTAGAACCTGCTTTGGCGATCTGCAGGGCTTCAGTGACCCAGAGTAGTGCAGTCTCAGTGGAATGAGGAGGGCGGGGGAGAAAACGACCagaatactgtgtgtgtgtgtgtgtaactgcagTGTGTAACCTCTGTCCACAGGAGTGCTGCGGGGGGGAGCCTGTAAAGAGGAGTCGGGTCTGATCCGCCGCCTGCAGCCAGACACACAGCGGCGCCGACTGACGGAGTCACCGTATgaggacagaaacacacacagagccCCGGGGCCGGCCGATGGGGACGGCAGGAGGCTCCTGCTGGGGGTGCGAGTCCCCGCTCAGGGCCCGCTCGTCTCCCTCAACCTGCACCACTGTCTGCTGTCCAAACACAGCTCTGTCCCGCCGGCGCCGTACACTCACCGTGGAGAGCAGCGGACCCCGTACCTGCAGCAGAGCCCCAGCCTGGCCTCCGCCGGCCCCCGGGGGCCACACTACATCAGCACCTCCGTCATCATCAGCGGCGAGAGGTGACGCTGCGGCCGTAAATCACAGCGCAGAACTGCAGGACACCTCAGCCATCACACACACAGACGAGGAGGAGTGTGTTCATCAGGTGTCTCCAGTGCGCTGAACGCTGAGATATGCGAGTGTGTGCTGActgacacaataacacacacacatgctgcgcTGCAGACACTGAGCATCACTGAAGCACGCAGCGCTCGCGGCACTCAGTGTGTCAGAACAGTGGAGCAGGAGCTGCAGCATGACCCGCCTCATCACTCACCAGCTCTGCATTTCTGTTGTGTTCGCCACTGAACACATCATCATCACCGGTGCTCCTGCAGCGCTCTGTAGCTGGACCATGAGTCCTGCAGGTTTGTGTCGACGCCTCAACATTTATCAGCACACTGCAAAAACACCTGCTCTTCTTCAAtcttctgtcttgtttctagtctaaatctCCAACAgctcttaaattaagaagcaacAAACGTGCTGTTTTAATAAATGATGGCAAAATGAAGGAGTTTTCctcaaacagacaaatacactcaTATCGAAAGGAAAAATACATTATTCTGCTCACCCAGGCAGATTATCCTGCTTGAAAAACTCGTTATTAATGAAAGCAACACAATATTTTTGGCTTCTCTACGCTTTAACAAGCCCACATTAGAAGCGCTGGGTCAGTGTGGAACACACGTCAGACAGACAGCAGTGATATCTAGATGTGCTTTGACTTGTGTTTGATTGCAGACGACACAACACGCATTATTAATGCGCTCCTGATGATTATTACAGGTTAAACGTGTGTTATAATGTCAGTTCCTGCACATTCAGACAGCGCTGCATCAGTGAAGCGTTTCCCCCTCTGTACCGCTGCCGCTCCTCTTCACAACACTTACAGACGATTAGCGACTGAAGACAGCGAGTGCTGAAGTGTTTCAGGGTCATTCTGCCTCATTCCTCCTgcaggtgggcaacagtacgggctcttccacacattctctattggagacaggtcgggactgcaggcaggccagtccagcGTCTGTCTCCTCCTCCTCTGCAGCAGGTAATGTGAGCTGAATGTGGTTCTGCATTGTCTTGTTGGTCTCTGCAGGGCGTCTCTGGagcagaaggcagcatattgagctccagaatctctctgtgCTGTTCAGCATTCATGGAGCATCACAGAAGAGCAGTTCACCTTCACCAAGAGCACCGACACAACCCCAGACCATGACAGAGCCGGGCTTCTGGACCTGTTGCTGGtgtcagtctggatgatcctcttcttctttggtctggagcacatgACGTGAACCTGAAACACTGCTTCATCTGAGCACCGGACACGTCTCCACTGTGTGATGCTCCATCCCAGAGCCCAGAGaagcacttctggacactgttaacatagggcttcctcttGGCACAGTGCAGTGTTGGCTGGTGTTTGTGGATGTCGCTCTGTATTGTGCTGCTTGTCACAGGTTTAGCGCAGTAGTGCTGAGCCCATGTGCTGatctgcttatagatgaatgaggactcTTGGTGCAGCGCCCCCTGACGGGTC
This window harbors:
- the sim2 gene encoding single-minded homolog 2, giving the protein MKEKSKNAAKTRREKENGEFYELAKLLPLPSAITSQLDKASIIRLTTSYLKMRAVFPDGLGEAWGQSARVSPLDIMAKDLGSHLLQTLDGFVFVVASDGKILYISETASVHLGLSQVELTGNSIFEYIHPSDHDEMSAVLSTHQPLHTHFLQELELERSFFLRMKCVLAKRNAGLTSGGYKVIHCSGYLQVRPLVLDVSVCQSCCQLVAVAHSLPPSGLTEIKLHSNMFMFRASLDLKLIFLDSRVSELTGHEPQDLIEKTLYHHVHGCDVFHLRFAHHLLLVKGQVTTRYYRLLSKRGGWVWVQSCATIVHNSRSSRPHCIVSVNYVLTDVEYRELQLSEDQRRCRLSYKDCLTAEQNTHTHTHTQMKSKAAKTRSRTRAAPYTQVSLCRVDKAERVLWSSSPPSCQQQSPGPLTPSGPQPCAYTHTLSPRRQGSSAPQTSRDAPWSCSAAENKPAAGCTYSGVLRGGACKEESGLIRRLQPDTQRRRLTESPYEDRNTHRAPGPADGDGRRLLLGVRVPAQGPLVSLNLHHCLLSKHSSVPPAPYTHRGEQRTPYLQQSPSLASAGPRGPHYISTSVIISGER
- the sim2 gene encoding single-minded homolog 2 isoform X1; translation: MSAVLSTHQPLHTHFLQELELERSFFLRMKCVLAKRNAGLTSGGYKVIHCSGYLQVRPLVLDVSVCQSCCQLVAVAHSLPPSGLTEIKLHSNMFMFRASLDLKLIFLDSRVSELTGHEPQDLIEKTLYHHVHGCDVFHLRFAHHLLLVKGQVTTRYYRLLSKRGGWVWVQSCATIVHNSRSSRPHCIVSVNYVLTDVEYRELQLSEDQRRCRLSYKDCLTAEQNTHTHTHTQMKSKAAKTRSRTRAAPYTQVSLCRVDKAERVLWSSSPPSCQQQSPGPLTPSGPQPCAYTHTLSPRRQGSSAPQTSRDAPWSCSAAENKPAAGCTYSGVLRGGACKEESGLIRRLQPDTQRRRLTESPYEDRNTHRAPGPADGDGRRLLLGVRVPAQGPLVSLNLHHCLLSKHSSVPPAPYTHRGEQRTPYLQQSPSLASAGPRGPHYISTSVIISGER